A genomic segment from Pollutimonas thiosulfatoxidans encodes:
- a CDS encoding DUF1016 N-terminal domain-containing protein, whose amino-acid sequence MPWQWARYGEEILPALAAKLSLDYGRRFGEKNLRRMVKFTIAFPDESIVATPR is encoded by the coding sequence ATGCCGTGGCAGTGGGCCAGGTACGGTGAAGAAATCCTACCGGCGTTGGCCGCGAAACTTTCTCTGGACTATGGGCGTCGATTCGGAGAGAAAAACCTGCGCCGGATGGTCAAGTTCACCATCGCTTTCCCGGATGAGTCAATTGTCGCCACACCGCGTTGA
- a CDS encoding PACE efflux transporter produces the protein MFYLSPIKRRITYVVLFEIFAVLFSTIILMILSGGNAQGSLPIAIAVSALAVAWNYIYNTLFESWERRSGVFARTVKIRCIHAAGFEAGLLAATLPLYMLWYNIGVYKAFTMVAALLVFFLIYTFIFTLLFDTVFELPNQREPQSA, from the coding sequence TTGTTTTATCTATCCCCGATCAAACGGCGCATTACCTACGTCGTGCTTTTCGAGATTTTTGCTGTCCTGTTCTCAACCATCATATTGATGATCCTGAGCGGCGGAAATGCTCAAGGATCACTGCCTATTGCGATCGCCGTCTCCGCGCTGGCAGTTGCTTGGAACTATATCTACAACACGCTCTTCGAATCATGGGAGAGGCGTAGCGGTGTCTTCGCGCGCACCGTTAAAATCCGGTGCATACATGCTGCGGGATTTGAGGCGGGGCTGCTGGCGGCCACCCTGCCGCTATACATGCTTTGGTACAACATCGGCGTGTACAAGGCCTTCACGATGGTAGCCGCGCTACTCGTGTTTTTCCTCATTTACACGTTTATCTTTACCCTGCTTTTTGATACCGTCTTTGAGCTTCCGAATCAGCGCGAGCCTCAAAGCGCATGA